Proteins from a single region of Nitrospinaceae bacterium:
- a CDS encoding DNA-binding protein: MKWAEKKLGRIFHLQYEAGDDFYGELNAFVKEKNIRAGSVFLLGALSRTEMISGFKSMDGYDVDRRVFEDWRELTAVGTISWPDSPPAALGDVEWTEPQPYVHIHMAMSGGPGNNEEVLVGHLSGGVLKGGMNLDIYEHV; the protein is encoded by the coding sequence ATGAAATGGGCAGAAAAGAAGTTGGGCCGGATTTTTCATCTCCAGTACGAGGCAGGGGATGATTTCTATGGTGAGCTCAACGCATTCGTGAAAGAGAAAAACATCCGTGCCGGCTCGGTGTTTCTTCTAGGGGCCCTCTCCAGGACCGAGATGATCTCGGGTTTTAAATCCATGGACGGCTACGATGTGGACCGCCGCGTTTTTGAGGACTGGCGCGAGCTCACTGCCGTGGGAACAATCAGTTGGCCGGATTCACCCCCGGCGGCATTGGGGGATGTTGAATGGACTGAGCCCCAGCCCTATGTGCATATCCACATGGCCATGAGTGGGGGGCCTGGTAACAATGAAGAAGTTTTGGTTGGCCATTTAAGCGGTGGTGTTCTCAAGGGCGGAATGAATCTGGATATTTATGAGCATGTATAG
- a CDS encoding LLM class flavin-dependent oxidoreductase: MSIELAWYMSCDGDSAHIGQKFADNPPSFESFSRIAQNAEKSGFTTLLVPTSQISGHYGPQAPTWDSIINAATVAPATKTIKLLLAVRPGMIHPAYCARMMASLDELSGGRIMYNIVTGGSDLSAYGDDLDHDTRYERTEEYIQVLEGLWTQEKFSFEGKYYNFRDASVYPKPVQKPRIPFYMAGASGIARRIAVEYGDYWVFWGENPEQVREQIEGMEKNLEGRERPLGYVTRFQIMARETEEEAFEAAEEVLSQVDPDVLAHRGKVIARFDSKGTKNQQERAKEEMVGPNLWAGMGRIRSGSAVTIVGSYEQCAEKIIEIEKAGVNLLILSGFPLHSECQRVGEKVIPLVRQMERQQGLVNEEDDEFLKTALAAAS; encoded by the coding sequence TTGTCCATCGAATTGGCATGGTACATGTCTTGTGATGGTGATAGTGCGCACATCGGTCAGAAGTTTGCCGATAATCCACCTAGTTTTGAATCTTTTTCCCGTATCGCTCAAAACGCTGAGAAAAGCGGGTTCACCACCCTCCTTGTCCCCACATCACAGATAAGTGGTCACTACGGTCCTCAGGCTCCGACTTGGGACAGCATCATCAATGCCGCTACCGTTGCGCCCGCCACGAAAACCATCAAGCTTTTGCTCGCCGTACGCCCGGGGATGATTCATCCGGCCTATTGCGCCCGGATGATGGCCTCGCTCGATGAATTGAGCGGGGGGCGGATTATGTACAACATCGTAACTGGTGGTTCTGATCTTTCGGCCTACGGTGACGATCTCGATCATGACACGCGCTATGAGCGCACCGAGGAATATATCCAGGTGCTTGAAGGGCTCTGGACCCAGGAAAAATTCTCCTTCGAGGGCAAGTACTACAACTTCCGCGACGCTTCGGTGTACCCAAAGCCCGTCCAAAAACCACGCATTCCGTTTTACATGGCTGGTGCTTCTGGTATTGCAAGAAGAATCGCTGTTGAGTATGGCGATTACTGGGTTTTCTGGGGAGAGAATCCCGAGCAGGTCAGGGAGCAGATCGAGGGGATGGAAAAAAACCTCGAAGGGCGCGAGCGCCCACTCGGCTACGTCACCCGTTTTCAAATCATGGCGCGTGAGACTGAAGAAGAAGCATTCGAGGCGGCCGAGGAAGTTCTCAGCCAGGTCGATCCCGATGTGCTGGCGCACCGGGGCAAGGTGATCGCTCGATTCGACAGCAAGGGAACCAAGAACCAGCAGGAGAGGGCCAAAGAGGAAATGGTGGGCCCCAACCTATGGGCGGGAATGGGCCGGATTCGCTCGGGCTCGGCTGTAACGATTGTTGGGTCTTATGAGCAGTGCGCCGAAAAAATAATTGAAATCGAAAAGGCGGGTGTTAACCTGCTGATACTTTCCGGGTTTCCGCTTCATTCTGAATGTCAGCGCGTTGGCGAGAAGGTCATTCCGCTGGTAAGGCAAATGGAGCGGCAACAGGGGCTTGTGAACGAGGAAGATGATGAATTTTTGAAGACGGCCCTAGCGGCGGCTTCCTAG